A genomic segment from Triticum dicoccoides isolate Atlit2015 ecotype Zavitan chromosome 1A, WEW_v2.0, whole genome shotgun sequence encodes:
- the LOC119352854 gene encoding pentatricopeptide repeat-containing protein At3g13150-like encodes MASLLRRRHPHPSAVSAHLLRRLSALPDVDPSPAPHSLVASALSSPDYHRLHTSRDLFSLAASRLDRLHRPDLAASLLDQLLASAPVTPGLLARALSLFPGPDDAVRAFSSSAPAARSDVSLSALLSALLRAGRIDDLKSTFKSAESSLGVAPGRASHNVLLHALVKSSELPAARKLLNKMAKKKFKHRPPADIISYNTLLAGFSEQDDAEEFEKLLKEINENKLEPNVVTYNCRMRWFARKGETFKGEELLDVMESKGVLPNYGTYNALVQGYCKEGNVGAAMRVFKRMKVMKRREGRSDLGVSVHSQTYVLLFKSLVEKERLDDALWLCNSCFAMKAAPSFEAVKGLVEGLVKGGRSAEAKGVVAKMNFLVKGDAKVAWEKIAGELSLEEGAPSSDP; translated from the exons ATGGCGTCCCTCCTGCgccgccgccacccccacccctccgccgtctccgcccacctcctccgccgcctctccgcGCTCCCGGACGTCGATCCTTCGCCCGCCCCC CACTCCCTCGTCGCCTCCGCGCTCTCCAGCCCCGACTACCACCGCCTCCACACCTCGCGTGACCTCTTCTCCCTCGCCGCCTCCCGCCTCGACCGCCTGCaccgccccgacctcgccgcctccctcctcgaccagctcctcgCCTCCGCCCCGGTCACCCCCGGCCTCCTCGCGCGCGCCCTCTCCCTCTTCCCGGGCCCGGACGACGCCGTCCGTGCCTTCTCCTcctccgcccccgccgcccgctccgatgtctccctctccgccctcctctccGCGCTTCTCCGCGCGGGCCGCATCGACGACCTCAAGTCAACCTTCAAATCCGCCGAGTCCTCGCTCGGCGTCGCCCCTGGCCGCGCCTCCCACAACGTGCTCCTCCACGCTCTGGTCAAGAGCTCTGAGCTCCCCGCCGCCCGCAAGCTGCTCAATAAAATGGCCAAGAAGAAGTTTAAGCATCGCCCGCCCGCGGACATCATATCCTACAATACTCTCCTCGCTGGGTTCTCCGAGCAGGACGATGCCGAGGAGTTTGAGAAGCTGCTCAAGGAAATCAATGAGAACAAGCTGGAGCCAAATGTCGTCACGTACAATTGCCGGATGCGGTGGTTTGCAAGGAAGGGGGAAACCTTCAAGGGCGAGGAGCTGCTCGATGTGATGGAGTCAAAAGGCGTGCTGCCCAATTACGGTACTTACAATGCGCTTGTGCAGGGGTACTGCAAGGAGGGGAATGTCGGGGCCGCCATGCGAGTATTCAAGAGGATGAAGGTGATGAAGAGGCGGGAGGGGAGGAGTGACTTGGGAGTGTCGGTGCACTCGCAGACATATGTCCTGCTGTTTAAGAGTTTGGTCGAGAAGGAAAGGCTTGATGATGCACTGTGGCTTTGTAACAGCTGCTTTGCAATGAAGGCAGCCCCATCATTTGAGGCTGTCAAGGGTTTAGTCGAGGGGTTGGTGAAGGGAGGGAGGTCTGCAGAGGCTAAGGGTGTTGTTGCCAAGATGAACTTTCTTGTGAAAGGGGATGCTAAAGTTGCTTGGGAGAAGATTGCTGGTGAATTATCTCTTGAAGAGGGAGCACCAAGTTCAGATCCATGA
- the LOC119269635 gene encoding pre-mRNA-processing protein 40C-like isoform X1: MATPEVVASDAANPQPDEPSRAEEAAPVAEPEEASDLGAVAAAPAVEEVAAGDAPPATTPTSTSTSSAAVLPPPASPASAAAPGPPPPRPQFAGSPAYMAPPASSPAPAFSYNVLPRAPPSQHMGSGLAHQQLASAPALMARPMPPAALQPPAPRQYFGNRPSFSYNVVSHANASLPTGQQFQLDTRTNHAVQVPMFAPPASLQPPAPGQLPRPGAPFPGPMAPNPPASIRLPFPVPPRMPNILYGANPQQGNLDVGASKSDAPSAPEVSPHTVQSLPPRPEGFGAVGGSAPGQRPSNLSTPPSLLQRPTGPAPSLPQTSPSGAAPGAVPRATQQQFYPSYPSAPSYPSAPGNPPQPLWGYPPQPTGFQQAPFHSYPPGSLGPLGTPMVGTSSVTTSLPNIQPPGITTGDPKEQPSVNPGSVQSIHTSVEQHPTGLEDRSMAGVQDSDAWSAHKTEAGVLYYYNALTGESTYQRPPGYKGELEKVAAQPVPASWDKIAGTDWSIVTTSDGKKYYYDNKQKVSSWQLPPEVAELNKNADSGNLKGSSTSLQDAGTVANKGEASGEISTPALQTGGRDSLPLRQTVAPASPSALDLIKKKLQDAGAFSVSSPLATPSSSASELNGSKPADGAPKEHQGSKNGEKSKDNNGNENMSDSSSDSDDEEHGPSKEDCIREFKKMLKERGVAPFSKWEKELPKIVFDSRFKAIPSHSTRRAIFDHFVRTRADEERKEKRAAQKAAVEAYKQLLEEASEGIDSKPGYQDFERKWGADPRFVALDKKEREALFKEKVRALEEKVQSARNAVITDFKSMLRECKDIIPTSRWTKVKENFRSDPRYKAVKHEERENAFNEYIAELKSAEREVEQAAKAKVDEQAKLRERERETRKRKEREEQEMERVKLKIRRKDATSSYQALLVETIKDPKASWTESKPKLEKDPQGRAVNPDLGQGEAEKLFREHVKDLYERCRRDFRALLSEAIAPDAATRTTEGGKTVVISWSEAKDLLRSDPRYSKVASKDRESMWRRYADDMVRKLKQPDTEKPDTNARQQQQRQQQRRSSDPPRRR; encoded by the exons ATGGCGACGCCGGAGGTGGTCGCCTCCGACGCTGCCAACCCGCAGCCGGATGAGCCATCTCGGGCTGAGGAAGCTGCCCCAGTGGCGGAACCAGAGGAAGCATCCGATCTTGGCGCCGTTGCGGCGGCCCCAGCGGTGGAAGAGGTGGCAGCTGGGGATGCCCCGCCCGCTACCACTcctacctccacctccacctcgagTGCCGCAGTGCTACCGCCGCCTGCTTCCCCTGCCTCGGCTGCCGCTccagggccgccgccgccgcggccgcagTTCGCTGGCTCGCCGGCGTACATGGCGCCTCCGGCGTCGTCTCCGGCGCCCGCGTTCTCTTACAACGTTCTGCCCAGGGCGCCGCCCTCGCAGCATATGGGCAGCGGTTTGGCCCACCAGCAGCTAGCTTCCGCTCCG GCTCTGATGGCTCGTCCAATGCCTCCAGCGGCTCTCCAGCCACCAGCTCCACGGCAGTATTTTGGGAACAGGCCTTCTTTCTCATATAATGTAGTCTCACATGCCAATGCTAGCCTGCCTACTGGTCAGCAGTTTCAACTTGACACT AGGACAAACCATGCTGTCCAAGTCCCTATGTTTGCTCCACCAGCATCCTTGCAACCTCCTGCTCCTGGGCAATTGCCTCGCCCAGGTGCACCATTCCCTGGACCTATGGCACCAAATCCTCCTGCATCTATCCGGTTGCCATTTCCAGTGCCACCCAGGATGCCCAATATTCTTTATGGTGCAAACCCACAACAG gGTAACCTGGATGTTGGTGCTTCCAAGTCGGATGCCCCAAGTGCCCCAGAGGTAAGTCCCCATACAGTGCAGTCACTGCCACCTCGTCCTGAGGGATTTGGGGCTGTTGGGGGTTCTGCACCTGGACAACGTCCTTCAAACTTGTCAACTCCACCAAGCCTCCTTCAGAGGCCTACAGGTCCAGCCCCATCTTTGCCTCAAACATCACCATCAGGTGCTGCACCAGGTGCTGTTCCACGGGCAACTCAGCAACAGTTTTATCCATCCTATCCTTCAGCCCCATCCTATCCTTCAGCGCCTGGTAATCCACCTCAACCTTTATGGGGATATCCTCCACAACCTACTGGCTTTCAGCAGGCTCCCTTCCATTCATATCCACCGGGCTCTCTTGGACCTCTTGGTACACCAATGGTTGGAACTTCTTCTGTGACTACATCCTTGCCCAACATCCAACCACCAGGCATTACAACTGGTGATCCCAAAGAACAACCATCCGTAAATCCAGGATCTGTGCAGTCCATTCATACTTCAGTTGAACAACATCCAACAG GGCTGGAGGACAGAAGTATGGCCGGAGTTCAGGATTCAGATGCATGGTCTGCACACAAAACAGAAGCCGGTGTTTTATATTATTACAATGCCTTGACAGGGGAATCAACTTATCAAAGACCACCTGGTTATAAGGGGGAG CTCGAGAAGGTTGCAGCTCAACCAGTTCCAGCTTCTTG GGACAAAATTGCTGGCACAGACTGGAGCATAGTAACTACAAGTGATGGAAAGAAATATTACTATGACAATAAACAAAAG GTTAGCAGCTGGCAACTTCCGCCGGAGGTGGCTGAACTCAACAAGAATGCTGATTCTGGCAACTTGAAAGGAAGTTCAACTTCACTGCAGGATGCTGGCACAGTAGCAAATAAGGGAGAGGCGAGTGGTGAAATAAGTACTCCTGCCTTACAGACAGGTGGCCGTGATTCGTTGCCACTTCGGCAAACAGTTGCCCCTGCATCGCCTTCTGCTTTGGATTTGATAAAGAAGAAATTGCAGGACGCTGGTGCTTTCAGTGTGTCCTCTCCTCTTGCTACTCCATCATCTAGTGCATCCGAGTTGAATGGATCTAAACCAGCTGATGGTGCACCTAAGGAACATCAAGGTTCAAAAAATGGTGAGAAATCAAAGGATAACAATGGCAATGAAAATATGTCAGATTCCTCTTCAGATTCAGATGATGAGGAACATGGACCAAGTAAAGAGGATTGTATTCGTGAGTTTAAG AAAATGCTAAAGGAACGAGGAGTAGCACCATTTTCAAAGTGGGAGAAGGAACTGCCAAAAATAGTATTCGATTCACGATTTAAG GCTATTCCAAGTCACTCGACTAGACGGGCTATATTTGACCACTTTGTTCGGACACGTGCTGACGAGGAACGAAAAGAGAAGAGAGCTGCTCAGAAGGCTGCCGTTGAGGCATATAAACAGCTATTAGAAGAAGCATCTGAG GGCATCGATTCAAAACCAGGTTACCAGGATTTCGAAAGAAAATGGGGTGCTGACCCAAGATTTGTAGCCTTGGATAAAAAAGAAAGGGAGGCTCTTTTCAAGGAGAA GGTGAGGGCTCTTGAAGAGAAAGTTCAATCAGCGCGAAATGCTGTCATAACTGACTTCAAATCAATGCTTCGAGAATGTAAAGATATAATCCCAACTAGCCGTTGGACCAAA GTGAAAGAAAATTTCCGGAGTGATCCAAGGTACAAAGCTGTAAAGCACGAAGAGAGAGAGAATGCTTTTAATGAATACATAGCAGAACTTAAATCAGCTGAACGGGAAGTGGAGCAAGCTGCAAAGGCCAAAGTGGATGAACAA GCCAAATTAAGGGAGAGGGAACGCGAAACTcgcaaaaggaaagaaagggaagagCAGGAAATGGAGAGAGTAAAATTGAAGATCCGAAGAAAAGATGCCACGTCTTCGTATCAGGCTTTGCTTGTTGAAACTATAAAAGATCCAAAG GCATCATGGACTGAATCCAAACCAAAACTTGAGAAGGATCCGCAAGGTCGTGCTGTAAATCCGGACTTAGGCCAAGGTGAGGCCGAGAAGTTATTCCGTGAACATGTCAAGGACTTATATGAG CGTTGTCGCCGTGACTTCAGGGCACTTCTGTCTGAGGCGATTGCCCCAGACGCAGCAACTCGGACGACGGAAGGAGGAAAGACTGTGGTTATCTCTTGGAGCGAAGCAAAAGACCTTCTAAGATCTGATCCAAGGTACAGCAAAGTGGCAAGCAAAGATCGAGAGTCAATGTGGCGAcgatatgcggatgatatggtgagaAAGCTCAAACAGCCGGACACGGAGAAACCGGATACCAATGccagacaacaacaacaacgacaacaacaacgcagGTCCTCTGATCCGCCGAGGCGGAGGTAA
- the LOC119269635 gene encoding pre-mRNA-processing protein 40C-like isoform X2: protein MPMLACLLRTNHAVQVPMFAPPASLQPPAPGQLPRPGAPFPGPMAPNPPASIRLPFPVPPRMPNILYGANPQQGNLDVGASKSDAPSAPEVSPHTVQSLPPRPEGFGAVGGSAPGQRPSNLSTPPSLLQRPTGPAPSLPQTSPSGAAPGAVPRATQQQFYPSYPSAPSYPSAPGNPPQPLWGYPPQPTGFQQAPFHSYPPGSLGPLGTPMVGTSSVTTSLPNIQPPGITTGDPKEQPSVNPGSVQSIHTSVEQHPTGLEDRSMAGVQDSDAWSAHKTEAGVLYYYNALTGESTYQRPPGYKGELEKVAAQPVPASWDKIAGTDWSIVTTSDGKKYYYDNKQKVSSWQLPPEVAELNKNADSGNLKGSSTSLQDAGTVANKGEASGEISTPALQTGGRDSLPLRQTVAPASPSALDLIKKKLQDAGAFSVSSPLATPSSSASELNGSKPADGAPKEHQGSKNGEKSKDNNGNENMSDSSSDSDDEEHGPSKEDCIREFKKMLKERGVAPFSKWEKELPKIVFDSRFKAIPSHSTRRAIFDHFVRTRADEERKEKRAAQKAAVEAYKQLLEEASEGIDSKPGYQDFERKWGADPRFVALDKKEREALFKEKVRALEEKVQSARNAVITDFKSMLRECKDIIPTSRWTKVKENFRSDPRYKAVKHEERENAFNEYIAELKSAEREVEQAAKAKVDEQAKLRERERETRKRKEREEQEMERVKLKIRRKDATSSYQALLVETIKDPKASWTESKPKLEKDPQGRAVNPDLGQGEAEKLFREHVKDLYERCRRDFRALLSEAIAPDAATRTTEGGKTVVISWSEAKDLLRSDPRYSKVASKDRESMWRRYADDMVRKLKQPDTEKPDTNARQQQQRQQQRRSSDPPRRR from the exons ATGCCAATGCTAGCCTGCCTACTG AGGACAAACCATGCTGTCCAAGTCCCTATGTTTGCTCCACCAGCATCCTTGCAACCTCCTGCTCCTGGGCAATTGCCTCGCCCAGGTGCACCATTCCCTGGACCTATGGCACCAAATCCTCCTGCATCTATCCGGTTGCCATTTCCAGTGCCACCCAGGATGCCCAATATTCTTTATGGTGCAAACCCACAACAG gGTAACCTGGATGTTGGTGCTTCCAAGTCGGATGCCCCAAGTGCCCCAGAGGTAAGTCCCCATACAGTGCAGTCACTGCCACCTCGTCCTGAGGGATTTGGGGCTGTTGGGGGTTCTGCACCTGGACAACGTCCTTCAAACTTGTCAACTCCACCAAGCCTCCTTCAGAGGCCTACAGGTCCAGCCCCATCTTTGCCTCAAACATCACCATCAGGTGCTGCACCAGGTGCTGTTCCACGGGCAACTCAGCAACAGTTTTATCCATCCTATCCTTCAGCCCCATCCTATCCTTCAGCGCCTGGTAATCCACCTCAACCTTTATGGGGATATCCTCCACAACCTACTGGCTTTCAGCAGGCTCCCTTCCATTCATATCCACCGGGCTCTCTTGGACCTCTTGGTACACCAATGGTTGGAACTTCTTCTGTGACTACATCCTTGCCCAACATCCAACCACCAGGCATTACAACTGGTGATCCCAAAGAACAACCATCCGTAAATCCAGGATCTGTGCAGTCCATTCATACTTCAGTTGAACAACATCCAACAG GGCTGGAGGACAGAAGTATGGCCGGAGTTCAGGATTCAGATGCATGGTCTGCACACAAAACAGAAGCCGGTGTTTTATATTATTACAATGCCTTGACAGGGGAATCAACTTATCAAAGACCACCTGGTTATAAGGGGGAG CTCGAGAAGGTTGCAGCTCAACCAGTTCCAGCTTCTTG GGACAAAATTGCTGGCACAGACTGGAGCATAGTAACTACAAGTGATGGAAAGAAATATTACTATGACAATAAACAAAAG GTTAGCAGCTGGCAACTTCCGCCGGAGGTGGCTGAACTCAACAAGAATGCTGATTCTGGCAACTTGAAAGGAAGTTCAACTTCACTGCAGGATGCTGGCACAGTAGCAAATAAGGGAGAGGCGAGTGGTGAAATAAGTACTCCTGCCTTACAGACAGGTGGCCGTGATTCGTTGCCACTTCGGCAAACAGTTGCCCCTGCATCGCCTTCTGCTTTGGATTTGATAAAGAAGAAATTGCAGGACGCTGGTGCTTTCAGTGTGTCCTCTCCTCTTGCTACTCCATCATCTAGTGCATCCGAGTTGAATGGATCTAAACCAGCTGATGGTGCACCTAAGGAACATCAAGGTTCAAAAAATGGTGAGAAATCAAAGGATAACAATGGCAATGAAAATATGTCAGATTCCTCTTCAGATTCAGATGATGAGGAACATGGACCAAGTAAAGAGGATTGTATTCGTGAGTTTAAG AAAATGCTAAAGGAACGAGGAGTAGCACCATTTTCAAAGTGGGAGAAGGAACTGCCAAAAATAGTATTCGATTCACGATTTAAG GCTATTCCAAGTCACTCGACTAGACGGGCTATATTTGACCACTTTGTTCGGACACGTGCTGACGAGGAACGAAAAGAGAAGAGAGCTGCTCAGAAGGCTGCCGTTGAGGCATATAAACAGCTATTAGAAGAAGCATCTGAG GGCATCGATTCAAAACCAGGTTACCAGGATTTCGAAAGAAAATGGGGTGCTGACCCAAGATTTGTAGCCTTGGATAAAAAAGAAAGGGAGGCTCTTTTCAAGGAGAA GGTGAGGGCTCTTGAAGAGAAAGTTCAATCAGCGCGAAATGCTGTCATAACTGACTTCAAATCAATGCTTCGAGAATGTAAAGATATAATCCCAACTAGCCGTTGGACCAAA GTGAAAGAAAATTTCCGGAGTGATCCAAGGTACAAAGCTGTAAAGCACGAAGAGAGAGAGAATGCTTTTAATGAATACATAGCAGAACTTAAATCAGCTGAACGGGAAGTGGAGCAAGCTGCAAAGGCCAAAGTGGATGAACAA GCCAAATTAAGGGAGAGGGAACGCGAAACTcgcaaaaggaaagaaagggaagagCAGGAAATGGAGAGAGTAAAATTGAAGATCCGAAGAAAAGATGCCACGTCTTCGTATCAGGCTTTGCTTGTTGAAACTATAAAAGATCCAAAG GCATCATGGACTGAATCCAAACCAAAACTTGAGAAGGATCCGCAAGGTCGTGCTGTAAATCCGGACTTAGGCCAAGGTGAGGCCGAGAAGTTATTCCGTGAACATGTCAAGGACTTATATGAG CGTTGTCGCCGTGACTTCAGGGCACTTCTGTCTGAGGCGATTGCCCCAGACGCAGCAACTCGGACGACGGAAGGAGGAAAGACTGTGGTTATCTCTTGGAGCGAAGCAAAAGACCTTCTAAGATCTGATCCAAGGTACAGCAAAGTGGCAAGCAAAGATCGAGAGTCAATGTGGCGAcgatatgcggatgatatggtgagaAAGCTCAAACAGCCGGACACGGAGAAACCGGATACCAATGccagacaacaacaacaacgacaacaacaacgcagGTCCTCTGATCCGCCGAGGCGGAGGTAA